Proteins encoded by one window of Halobacteriovorax sp. GB3:
- a CDS encoding endonuclease/exonuclease/phosphatase family protein, which yields MLMRWSLVGIIALFGLQANCHAWPNLKIPTKNKMQIKFGQAQSEELDPEHISLLVWNMYKGEKESWSEDINELGQSRDILILQEMFLNEKMKSTFEEFKDHQFDAGISFIYEEDMIPTGVITASKVEPIFSNAVRSPRREPIIKTPKMSMVTKYKLKGLKESLLVLNIHAVNFVSTKKLSYQLYNLASIAKEHKGPIIFAGDFNTWSKKKANLLFDLMNRLGLKVVKFDKEHDDRMRVFGRIIDFIFIKGLSYSDAKVWGQIEGSDHKAMTVNLKVN from the coding sequence ATGCTAATGAGATGGAGCTTAGTGGGCATCATTGCCCTTTTTGGACTACAAGCAAATTGTCATGCTTGGCCTAATTTAAAAATTCCCACTAAAAATAAAATGCAGATTAAATTCGGGCAAGCTCAAAGTGAAGAGCTTGATCCAGAACATATTTCATTGCTCGTTTGGAATATGTACAAAGGCGAGAAAGAATCCTGGTCTGAAGATATCAATGAACTTGGTCAAAGTAGAGACATCCTTATTCTCCAAGAAATGTTTTTAAACGAAAAAATGAAATCAACATTTGAAGAATTTAAAGATCACCAATTCGATGCAGGGATTAGTTTTATCTATGAAGAAGATATGATTCCAACAGGAGTAATTACCGCTTCTAAAGTAGAACCGATCTTCTCCAACGCTGTGAGATCACCAAGAAGAGAGCCAATCATTAAGACGCCTAAGATGAGTATGGTTACGAAGTACAAATTGAAAGGCTTAAAAGAGAGCCTTCTCGTTCTCAACATTCACGCGGTTAATTTTGTTTCGACAAAGAAGCTCTCCTATCAATTATATAATTTAGCATCAATTGCTAAAGAACATAAAGGCCCTATTATTTTCGCGGGAGACTTCAATACATGGTCAAAGAAAAAAGCAAATCTACTCTTTGATCTTATGAATCGACTCGGACTGAAAGTTGTAAAATTTGATAAAGAACATGATGATAGAATGCGCGTCTTTGGAAGAATTATAGACTTTATTTTTATCAAAGGTCTAAGTTATAGCGATGCCAAAGTTTGGGGGCAAATTGAAGGTTCCGATCATAAGGCCATGACCGTCAATTTAAAAGTTAATTAA
- the sppA gene encoding signal peptide peptidase SppA, producing the protein MSTKNRAVTGVLIMIALFFIVLMIFAGFTMKVFETENQTVTKASIGIIEVNGVIMDSKRTVELLHKAEKDDSIKAIIMRINSPGGAVGPTQEIYEEIRRIDSAFESKKKSATKGKPIYASFGSIAASGGYYLGSACRRIYSSPGTLTGSIGVIMQFTDLSKLFEFAKVNPQPLKAGRYKDIGQPYRPITEEEKAMMGALLGGVHEQFITDIMKTRKERIKGDIRELAQGQIFSGELAYQYGLVDKLAGLWAAGREIHEELGLDGEFAFKEIKKKKKKTIWDILENVEEVSTNLNLEGLVHGTPVLMFK; encoded by the coding sequence GTGAGTACGAAAAATAGAGCCGTAACTGGTGTTCTTATTATGATTGCCCTTTTCTTTATCGTTCTGATGATTTTCGCAGGCTTTACAATGAAGGTTTTTGAAACTGAAAACCAAACTGTCACTAAGGCTTCAATTGGTATTATTGAAGTGAACGGCGTGATCATGGATTCGAAAAGAACAGTTGAGCTTCTTCACAAAGCTGAGAAGGACGACTCAATTAAGGCCATCATCATGAGAATCAACTCACCAGGTGGAGCAGTTGGACCAACTCAAGAAATCTATGAAGAGATTCGTCGTATTGACTCTGCTTTTGAAAGTAAGAAAAAGAGCGCGACAAAAGGAAAACCAATCTATGCTAGCTTTGGTTCTATTGCCGCTAGTGGTGGTTACTATCTAGGTTCTGCCTGTAGAAGAATTTATTCAAGCCCAGGAACTTTAACAGGTTCAATTGGTGTTATTATGCAGTTTACAGATCTTTCTAAGCTCTTTGAATTTGCGAAAGTTAATCCTCAGCCACTTAAGGCCGGTCGCTACAAAGACATCGGTCAACCATATCGTCCAATTACTGAAGAAGAAAAGGCCATGATGGGTGCGCTTCTAGGTGGTGTTCATGAGCAATTTATCACAGATATTATGAAAACTCGTAAGGAGAGAATCAAAGGTGATATTAGAGAGCTTGCTCAAGGGCAAATTTTCTCAGGTGAACTGGCATACCAATATGGACTTGTTGATAAGCTTGCTGGCCTTTGGGCAGCAGGTCGCGAAATTCATGAAGAGCTAGGTCTTGATGGTGAATTTGCATTTAAAGAAATTAAGAAGAAAAAGAAAAAAACAATTTGGGACATTTTAGAAAATGTTGAAGAAGTGAGTACGAACCTCAATTTAGAGGGGCTTGTTCACGGAACTCCAGTCTTGATGTTTAAATAG
- a CDS encoding chemotaxis protein CheX, whose amino-acid sequence MSNSNVVFASTKPEFLGELNDKINGQAQTKIITTAEDLLEEFQGHKIDLLYLEDSFGLDKTKEILNAYLNSEGGKRGYIFLGSENFQEIKPILEEVKVQNLKAIFLPADATKVSSNLLNLITEFENKGKNSYNVDTQFMKHFIDSAVSTFEQWTQGEVKALKPHLLSKTKDKNIGVRGKLVIESSFFNGTFFISFPVDTYKQIYEQMTGIPFEGFNDENCDLASEFVNIVYGGAKTNLNVHNYNLGMLIPTYSRAKTIDSPFDIIVIPLDTKMGPVYLKICPDYLEK is encoded by the coding sequence ATGTCCAATTCCAACGTGGTTTTCGCCTCTACAAAGCCAGAGTTTTTAGGTGAGCTAAATGACAAAATCAACGGTCAGGCTCAAACCAAAATCATTACGACTGCAGAAGATCTTCTGGAAGAATTTCAAGGCCACAAAATTGATCTACTCTATTTAGAAGATAGTTTTGGACTAGATAAAACCAAAGAAATTTTAAATGCCTATCTCAATTCCGAGGGAGGAAAAAGAGGCTATATTTTTCTTGGCTCTGAAAATTTTCAAGAGATAAAGCCCATTCTCGAAGAGGTCAAAGTTCAAAATCTTAAAGCGATTTTTCTTCCAGCTGATGCAACAAAGGTATCGAGTAATCTACTCAATCTCATTACAGAATTTGAAAACAAAGGAAAGAATAGCTACAACGTTGATACCCAGTTTATGAAACATTTCATTGATTCAGCCGTATCAACATTTGAACAATGGACTCAAGGAGAAGTGAAGGCCCTTAAACCACACCTTCTCTCTAAAACCAAAGATAAAAATATTGGAGTAAGAGGTAAACTTGTTATTGAATCGAGTTTCTTTAATGGGACCTTTTTCATTTCATTCCCTGTCGATACTTATAAGCAAATATATGAGCAAATGACAGGAATCCCCTTTGAAGGATTTAACGATGAAAACTGTGACCTCGCCTCAGAATTCGTTAATATTGTATACGGTGGAGCTAAAACCAATCTCAATGTCCACAATTACAACCTTGGCATGCTTATTCCAACCTATTCACGCGCTAAAACAATCGATAGCCCTTTTGACATTATCGTCATTCCACTCGATACAAAAATGGGACCAGTCTATTTAAAGATTTGTCCGGATTATCTTGAGAAATAA
- a CDS encoding acyl-CoA dehydrogenase family protein, translated as MWYFTEEEKQLQEVCRDFARNELAPHAEKHDHDESFNLDAFKKMGELGVLGITADPQYGGAGMGALAATIVMEEFGKACAGSTLSYLAHSMLCVNNLQNNASDEQKAKYLPKLITGEHIGCMGMSEPEYGSDAVGIQTKAEDKGDHYLLNGTKMWITNAQYSDIAYVYTRTGSDRKDLSTFILEKDKGHYEVGKPIHKMGMRSSPTGELIFDNAKVGKEQLVGNVGDSIYHMMKNLEIERITISGISLGIAQACVDQCLKYATERKQFGKEIGNFQLIQKMLAEMATETEMMRSFLYNTAKMYDEGKLGNVAAAQVKLAIPKMATKIALDAIQLHGGYGYSREFPVERMMRDNKLNEIGAGTNEVMIMIIAKNMLKEMMK; from the coding sequence ATGTGGTACTTCACAGAAGAAGAAAAACAGTTGCAAGAAGTTTGCCGCGACTTTGCTAGAAACGAACTCGCGCCTCATGCTGAAAAGCATGATCATGACGAGTCTTTCAATCTTGATGCCTTCAAAAAAATGGGGGAACTCGGAGTTCTAGGGATTACAGCGGATCCACAATACGGTGGAGCCGGAATGGGTGCTCTCGCTGCGACAATTGTTATGGAAGAATTTGGTAAGGCCTGCGCTGGTTCTACTCTTTCATACCTCGCTCACTCAATGCTTTGTGTAAATAACCTTCAAAACAACGCAAGTGACGAACAAAAAGCTAAATATCTTCCAAAACTCATCACTGGTGAGCATATTGGGTGTATGGGAATGAGTGAGCCAGAATATGGTTCAGATGCCGTTGGAATCCAAACAAAGGCGGAAGATAAGGGAGACCACTACCTTCTTAATGGAACGAAGATGTGGATCACAAATGCTCAGTACTCAGACATTGCCTACGTTTACACGAGAACTGGAAGCGACAGAAAAGACCTTTCAACTTTCATTCTAGAAAAAGACAAGGGTCACTATGAAGTTGGAAAGCCAATTCATAAAATGGGTATGAGAAGCTCACCTACTGGAGAGCTTATTTTTGACAATGCTAAAGTTGGTAAAGAGCAGCTTGTTGGAAATGTTGGAGACTCAATCTATCACATGATGAAGAACCTAGAGATCGAAAGAATTACAATCTCAGGGATCTCACTAGGTATTGCTCAAGCTTGCGTTGACCAATGTCTAAAATACGCAACAGAAAGAAAGCAATTTGGAAAAGAGATTGGAAACTTCCAGCTCATTCAAAAGATGCTTGCAGAGATGGCGACAGAAACAGAGATGATGAGATCTTTCCTCTACAATACAGCTAAAATGTATGACGAAGGAAAACTTGGAAACGTAGCCGCTGCACAAGTTAAACTTGCGATCCCTAAGATGGCTACAAAGATTGCTCTGGATGCCATCCAACTTCACGGTGGATATGGATACTCAAGAGAGTTCCCAGTTGAAAGAATGATGAGAGATAATAAACTTAATGAAATTGGTGCTGGAACTAATGAAGTTATGATTATGATCATCGCAAAAAACATGCTTAAAGAAATGATGAAATAA
- a CDS encoding sensor histidine kinase codes for MKLLLKLIFISVMFLCASSTFGARNLFHKKVLILNSYTPQYQWTHDQVDGIREALDGYIENEKIHVEFLAGRRFLNDAKYFEKLLDLFRYKYAEEYPDVIITTDDYALNFLLSIKEELFTNVPIVFAGLNVMNQEIYKSRKNVTGILEGLEAKRNIELIQTLHPKTKEIILLSDLTSFGQMIKEEALAEIREMNLKNLKITVWENYTLNELFDKTGQLKKGSVILLLAAHQDKAGRYFSFFTELKKMSELSSVPIYGMWGSLLIGNGIVGGYMTNAIEHGRDAGNMALEILKGRSVEDIPIVAKTGFYPEFDYKVLARFKIDLSKLPSNSKIHQYPKNIYEEIRVPLAIGTGTLIFLFFMVILLDRLVKKRTEELTRKEQEARQSAEKLRATNETLNDFVGIVSHDIRSPLSTITSLLEVLEQEPESSKEVIPIIKKSAKKCFSLVNDILDITAIRAGKVKIEFKTIRFKELAMKALFEVSHFAKSKQVDIKVDIDEYLKVEADPDRLEQVLINLLSNAIKFSNKGSSIHLIAHEEQDDIHISVSDNGVGVPKDLLPKLFLKNVKTTREGTSGEQGTGFGLPLSFDIIKEHGSILKVQSEENRGSTFSFNLKRAL; via the coding sequence ATGAAACTATTGCTCAAATTAATATTCATTTCTGTCATGTTTCTTTGTGCCAGTTCAACCTTTGGTGCGAGAAACCTTTTTCATAAAAAAGTACTCATTCTCAATTCTTATACTCCCCAATATCAATGGACACACGATCAAGTCGATGGAATTAGAGAGGCCCTTGATGGTTATATAGAGAATGAAAAAATCCATGTTGAATTTCTTGCGGGAAGAAGATTTTTAAATGATGCGAAGTACTTTGAAAAACTCTTAGATCTCTTTCGCTACAAATATGCTGAAGAGTACCCTGATGTGATTATAACAACAGATGATTATGCTTTGAACTTTCTTTTAAGCATTAAAGAGGAGCTCTTTACGAATGTCCCTATTGTGTTCGCTGGTTTAAATGTGATGAACCAAGAGATCTACAAGAGTCGAAAAAATGTTACTGGTATTTTAGAAGGGCTTGAAGCTAAGAGAAATATAGAATTAATTCAAACTCTTCATCCAAAGACAAAAGAGATCATTTTGCTCTCAGATCTTACGAGTTTTGGTCAAATGATAAAAGAGGAAGCCCTTGCTGAAATAAGGGAGATGAACCTTAAAAACTTAAAAATTACAGTATGGGAAAATTACACATTAAACGAATTATTCGATAAAACAGGCCAATTAAAAAAAGGATCAGTTATTTTATTGTTAGCTGCTCACCAAGATAAAGCTGGTCGCTATTTTTCTTTTTTTACAGAGCTTAAAAAAATGAGTGAACTCAGCTCTGTACCTATTTATGGAATGTGGGGGAGTCTCCTTATAGGCAATGGGATTGTAGGTGGCTATATGACCAATGCTATCGAACATGGAAGGGATGCTGGAAATATGGCCTTGGAGATTTTAAAAGGTCGTTCAGTAGAAGATATTCCTATTGTTGCGAAAACGGGATTTTACCCTGAGTTTGATTATAAAGTTCTTGCTCGATTTAAGATTGATCTCTCAAAGTTACCGTCTAATTCGAAAATTCATCAATATCCGAAAAATATTTATGAAGAGATTCGAGTACCTCTGGCCATTGGAACTGGGACACTTATCTTTCTCTTTTTCATGGTGATTCTTTTAGATCGTCTTGTGAAAAAGAGAACAGAGGAATTAACTCGTAAAGAACAGGAAGCTAGACAGAGTGCAGAGAAGCTTAGGGCCACTAATGAAACTCTCAATGACTTTGTCGGCATTGTCTCTCACGACATCAGAAGCCCTCTTTCAACAATCACCTCGCTCCTAGAAGTATTAGAGCAGGAACCGGAATCTTCTAAGGAAGTAATCCCCATAATTAAGAAGAGTGCTAAGAAATGTTTCAGCCTCGTTAATGATATTTTAGATATCACTGCGATTCGCGCAGGTAAGGTAAAAATTGAATTTAAAACAATACGATTCAAAGAATTGGCGATGAAAGCTTTATTTGAAGTTTCTCACTTCGCAAAGAGTAAGCAAGTCGATATTAAAGTTGATATTGATGAATACTTAAAAGTTGAGGCTGATCCAGACCGCTTAGAGCAGGTTCTAATTAATCTTCTTTCGAATGCAATTAAATTTAGTAATAAGGGAAGTTCTATTCATCTGATTGCTCATGAGGAACAAGACGATATTCATATCTCTGTCTCTGACAATGGAGTTGGAGTTCCGAAAGATCTTCTACCAAAACTCTTTTTAAAAAATGTAAAGACCACAAGAGAAGGGACGTCTGGAGAACAAGGGACAGGTTTTGGCCTACCCCTTTCTTTTGATATTATTAAAGAACATGGCTCTATACTTAAAGTTCAAAGTGAAGAAAATAGAGGCTCAACATTCTCTTTTAATTTAAAAAGAGCACTCTAA
- a CDS encoding endonuclease/exonuclease/phosphatase family protein: protein MTYCISSSFAWTNIQVPTENEQHLSFGQTFTNELDPDDISLLVWNIYKGEKENWPRDIKKLSYNKDLILLQEMLLTDEMNAVFDSFVYYQFDAAISFIYKKTNVPTGVLTGSIASPSMAKAMRTQKREPVLKTPKTSLVTKYKLKGRDDSLLVINIHSINFVSLKTFISQFTKFNTTLKEHKGPIIFAGDFNTWSKERFNFMDRFMSSHNLKAIEFDQDDRMTFFGNPLDYIFIKGLNYSDAKVLSDFTSSDHKPLTVKLNVL from the coding sequence TTGACCTATTGTATTTCAAGCAGCTTTGCTTGGACAAATATCCAGGTTCCCACTGAAAATGAACAACATTTAAGCTTTGGTCAAACATTTACCAATGAACTCGATCCTGATGACATTTCCCTTCTCGTTTGGAATATCTACAAGGGAGAAAAGGAAAATTGGCCTAGAGATATAAAGAAACTCAGCTACAACAAAGACCTCATACTTTTACAGGAAATGTTGCTCACCGATGAAATGAATGCTGTCTTTGATAGCTTTGTGTACTATCAATTTGATGCCGCCATAAGTTTTATCTATAAAAAGACAAATGTTCCAACAGGTGTCCTTACAGGATCAATAGCAAGTCCTTCTATGGCGAAGGCCATGAGAACACAAAAAAGAGAGCCCGTTCTTAAAACTCCAAAAACGAGTTTAGTTACGAAGTATAAATTAAAAGGAAGAGATGACTCACTTTTGGTCATCAATATTCACTCGATTAACTTTGTCTCACTTAAAACCTTTATCTCTCAATTTACAAAGTTCAACACTACTTTAAAAGAGCATAAAGGCCCTATTATTTTCGCTGGAGACTTTAATACTTGGTCTAAAGAAAGATTTAACTTCATGGATCGCTTCATGAGCTCTCATAATCTTAAGGCCATCGAATTTGATCAAGATGATAGAATGACATTCTTTGGTAATCCTCTAGACTATATTTTTATCAAAGGACTAAATTACTCAGATGCTAAAGTATTATCTGACTTTACTAGTTCTGATCACAAACCACTGACAGTTAAGTTAAACGTACTTTAA
- the rlmN gene encoding 23S rRNA (adenine(2503)-C(2))-methyltransferase RlmN, with translation MKPNLEKRSLYSFTINDLRDHFQENGLSKFVANQIYDWIYKKHVHNLDEWTNVSKKVKSYISENLDTRLPRIVWNGLSVDGTRKFLVAMTDDKTVEAVAIPAKNNRLTLCLSSQVGCAIGCTFCHTGTMGLTRHLDSSEIVGQFLAVQNFLNTESKGEKLTNIVYMGQGEPLHNFENVKVATQIFTDDHGLMLGQRKITLSTSGLVPQIEKLHEFPPVNIAISLHAAHNNIRSELMPINKAYDLDRLLEAIKKIPLKAHRWITYEYLLISEYNDRKEDVDALEKLLDAKVSKINLIPFNEYPDSDFKRPSENRIKWFQNELMKKGYITTVRTTKGSDILAACGQLKSEMEDKINLWD, from the coding sequence GTGAAACCAAACCTAGAAAAGAGATCACTCTATTCATTTACAATTAACGATTTAAGGGACCATTTTCAAGAGAATGGACTTTCTAAATTTGTGGCCAATCAAATTTATGATTGGATTTACAAAAAGCACGTTCACAATTTAGATGAATGGACGAATGTTTCTAAAAAGGTGAAGTCTTATATCTCAGAGAATCTCGATACGCGTCTTCCAAGAATTGTTTGGAACGGCTTATCTGTCGATGGAACAAGAAAATTTCTCGTCGCTATGACTGATGATAAAACGGTTGAAGCTGTGGCCATCCCAGCAAAAAATAATCGCTTAACTCTTTGTCTCTCATCGCAGGTTGGTTGTGCTATTGGTTGTACTTTTTGTCACACCGGAACGATGGGTCTGACTCGTCACTTAGATAGCTCTGAAATTGTAGGGCAGTTCTTAGCTGTTCAAAACTTTCTCAATACAGAGTCCAAAGGTGAGAAATTAACAAATATTGTCTACATGGGACAAGGTGAGCCTCTTCACAATTTTGAAAATGTTAAAGTTGCAACACAGATCTTTACTGATGATCATGGCCTTATGCTTGGTCAAAGAAAGATCACCCTTTCAACTTCTGGACTCGTTCCTCAGATTGAAAAATTACACGAGTTTCCACCAGTAAATATCGCGATTTCTTTGCACGCAGCTCATAATAATATTCGCTCTGAGTTAATGCCGATTAATAAGGCCTATGATTTGGATCGCCTTCTTGAGGCGATTAAGAAAATTCCTCTAAAAGCACACCGTTGGATCACATATGAGTATCTTCTCATTTCTGAGTACAATGACAGAAAAGAAGATGTCGATGCGCTAGAGAAGCTTCTCGATGCGAAGGTTTCTAAAATTAATCTTATTCCGTTTAATGAATACCCTGATAGTGATTTTAAAAGACCAAGTGAAAACAGAATCAAATGGTTTCAAAATGAGCTAATGAAAAAAGGTTATATTACGACAGTAAGAACGACAAAGGGCTCTGACATCTTGGCCGCTTGTGGACAACTAAAAAGTGAAATGGAAGATAAGATTAATCTCTGGGATTAG
- a CDS encoding globin family protein, translated as MSINIQMIRESFDVARPIGMEVVSKFYEFLFQDYPQARPLFENVNMEAQKKQLLGALVLAVDNLDNPEKLRDYLLKSGKRHVGYGVEEDHYPLVGQTLLKTFAHFFQDKWTNELQNEWIKVYEFIANTMIEGASQKEEGADVLEITHGHIRSKAKDICHQILMESIDDQIDDTIRDVMRAKVRKVILEVLEEESTSILKKAA; from the coding sequence ATGAGTATTAATATTCAAATGATTAGAGAATCATTCGATGTCGCTCGCCCAATTGGGATGGAAGTAGTTTCAAAGTTTTATGAATTTCTCTTTCAGGACTACCCCCAAGCAAGACCCCTCTTTGAAAACGTCAATATGGAAGCGCAGAAGAAACAACTTCTAGGAGCTCTTGTTCTGGCCGTAGATAATTTGGATAACCCAGAAAAGCTTAGAGACTATCTTCTAAAGTCTGGAAAGAGACACGTCGGTTATGGTGTAGAAGAAGATCACTACCCACTTGTTGGTCAAACGCTTTTAAAAACATTCGCGCATTTTTTCCAAGACAAGTGGACGAATGAATTACAAAATGAGTGGATCAAAGTTTATGAATTCATCGCCAATACAATGATCGAAGGTGCCTCTCAAAAAGAAGAAGGTGCTGATGTACTAGAGATAACTCATGGACATATTAGATCTAAGGCCAAAGATATTTGTCATCAAATTTTAATGGAATCTATTGATGATCAAATTGATGACACAATTCGCGATGTGATGAGAGCCAAAGTAAGAAAAGTCATCTTAGAAGTGTTGGAAGAAGAATCAACAAGCATCTTAAAAAAAGCGGCCTAA
- a CDS encoding endonuclease/exonuclease/phosphatase family protein, whose product MFFKLFVLLLIVFTSLNSTSFAWMKIKTPEEQFQQLRFGQALEEKLNPNQISLLVWNIFKGNKEDWSSDLKSLSHNKDLILLQEMLLNKKMKSVLEEFTNYQFDGAISFLYESENIPTGVITASRAKPFVSKAFISKVKEPILRTPKTGMVSKYSLEGRNDTLLVINIHAINFVSLKSFSSQLDEYSSILKLHNGPIIFAGDFNTWSKERLNYLQNYMSEYDLKAIDFLDDDRLKFLGNPLDFIYVRGLDYSFARVRTDREGSDHKALTVDLRVNFLDRTDDLN is encoded by the coding sequence ATGTTTTTTAAACTATTTGTTTTACTTTTAATTGTGTTTACAAGTTTGAATTCAACAAGCTTTGCGTGGATGAAGATCAAGACCCCTGAAGAACAATTTCAACAACTTCGTTTTGGACAAGCACTAGAAGAAAAATTGAATCCAAATCAGATTTCCCTACTCGTTTGGAATATTTTTAAAGGGAATAAAGAGGATTGGTCATCCGATCTAAAAAGCTTAAGCCACAATAAGGACTTAATACTTCTCCAAGAAATGTTACTGAATAAGAAAATGAAATCTGTGCTCGAGGAGTTTACTAATTATCAATTTGATGGAGCAATTAGCTTTCTCTATGAGAGCGAAAATATCCCTACAGGTGTCATAACTGCTTCAAGAGCAAAACCATTTGTTAGTAAAGCATTTATAAGCAAAGTGAAAGAACCTATTTTAAGAACACCTAAAACCGGTATGGTTTCTAAGTATAGTTTAGAAGGGAGAAATGACACACTCCTTGTAATAAATATTCATGCAATTAATTTTGTCTCCCTAAAGAGCTTTTCATCTCAATTAGATGAATATAGTTCAATTCTTAAATTACATAATGGTCCAATTATCTTTGCAGGCGACTTTAACACATGGTCAAAAGAGAGACTTAATTATCTTCAAAACTACATGAGTGAGTATGATCTTAAGGCAATTGATTTTCTAGATGATGATAGACTTAAGTTTTTAGGGAATCCTCTCGATTTCATATATGTTCGCGGACTAGATTATTCCTTCGCGCGGGTTAGAACAGACAGGGAAGGATCAGACCACAAGGCGCTAACAGTAGATTTAAGAGTTAATTTTTTAGATAGAACTGATGATTTAAATTGA
- the murA gene encoding UDP-N-acetylglucosamine 1-carboxyvinyltransferase translates to MKTLIITTLLFAASATYASSDLTNEVRKRRNCYQMMKEHTHNLNALLIEKKLYNDGDTMAAFVDESLSLKGVGKKVVVKGPFKLTKDITINPAKNAILPIVTSLLVSDKPVHLYDLPKISDIDKLKSILSSLGVKISVEGNRTTFHAQKIKSNMAVCDMVKNMRASMLVLGPLMARTGAGRVALPGGCPIGSRPYDLHVEGLKAMGAFFDEGEDYLQAAKRVDFPEDVHLKGGKVKFHFPSVGATQNIMSAAVLAKGTTIIENAAREPEIDDLMNFLNAMGAQISWSAPGVLKIVGVKELKEVHYRPIGDRIEAGTYVMMALMTKSQIKIKGFNPNHMGGALEALKQMGAKMDIGEDYIEVFPSELKPINVKTLPHPGFPTDLQSPFMALLSTVEGESTIMETLFENRFMHVPYFNDMGTDIVRDGNLATINGSENAVFNSTSAKATDLRAAAALIMMASRSNGDVEIHDVKHLFRGYSDILEKLQDQGIDIELVDE, encoded by the coding sequence ATGAAAACTTTAATTATTACGACATTACTTTTTGCGGCGAGTGCGACTTATGCGAGCTCTGATTTAACAAATGAAGTTAGAAAGAGACGTAATTGTTATCAAATGATGAAAGAGCACACTCATAATCTCAATGCTCTTTTAATTGAGAAGAAACTTTATAATGATGGTGACACCATGGCCGCTTTTGTTGATGAGTCTCTCTCTTTAAAAGGAGTTGGAAAAAAGGTTGTGGTTAAAGGGCCTTTTAAGCTTACAAAAGATATCACGATCAATCCTGCAAAGAATGCGATCCTACCAATTGTTACAAGTTTACTGGTTTCTGATAAACCGGTTCATTTATATGATCTTCCAAAAATTTCAGATATTGATAAGTTAAAGTCTATTCTTTCGAGTTTAGGAGTGAAGATTTCTGTAGAAGGAAATCGTACAACTTTTCATGCTCAAAAAATTAAATCTAATATGGCCGTTTGTGACATGGTTAAAAATATGAGGGCCTCAATGCTTGTTCTAGGGCCATTAATGGCAAGAACAGGTGCTGGTCGCGTTGCTCTTCCTGGAGGATGTCCAATTGGATCTCGCCCATATGATCTACATGTTGAGGGGCTTAAAGCGATGGGTGCTTTCTTTGATGAAGGTGAGGATTACCTACAAGCTGCTAAGAGAGTTGATTTCCCTGAAGATGTACATCTTAAAGGCGGGAAAGTTAAGTTTCACTTTCCAAGTGTTGGAGCAACTCAAAATATCATGAGTGCTGCAGTTCTTGCGAAGGGAACGACGATTATTGAAAATGCTGCGAGAGAGCCTGAGATTGATGATCTCATGAATTTTCTCAATGCCATGGGAGCCCAGATTTCTTGGTCAGCTCCAGGTGTATTAAAAATTGTAGGAGTTAAAGAACTTAAAGAAGTTCACTATAGGCCGATTGGCGATAGAATTGAGGCCGGTACATATGTCATGATGGCCTTGATGACGAAATCACAGATTAAGATTAAAGGCTTCAATCCAAATCATATGGGTGGAGCACTCGAGGCACTTAAGCAAATGGGTGCTAAGATGGATATTGGTGAAGACTACATTGAAGTTTTTCCAAGTGAATTAAAGCCTATTAATGTAAAAACTCTACCACACCCAGGTTTTCCAACGGACCTTCAATCGCCTTTTATGGCGTTGCTATCAACGGTTGAAGGGGAGTCTACAATTATGGAAACACTCTTTGAAAACCGCTTCATGCACGTGCCATACTTTAATGATATGGGAACAGACATTGTTAGAGATGGAAATTTGGCCACTATTAATGGGAGTGAAAATGCCGTTTTCAATTCTACTTCAGCAAAGGCAACTGACTTAAGGGCAGCTGCGGCCCTTATCATGATGGCATCACGCTCAAATGGAGATGTGGAAATTCATGATGTGAAGCACCTTTTTAGAGGTTATTCAGATATTTTAGAGAAATTGCAAGATCAAGGTATTGATATCGAATTAGTTGATGAATAA